In one window of Frigoriglobus tundricola DNA:
- a CDS encoding ArnT family glycosyltransferase, protein MTNVDTHPRWRLLAALVLVGAAALYFVRLGERALWSEELRWAEIPREMAHTGDLFWPTINARTYYDKPLGSYWLVLAAAPLAGGINELAARLPAAVSGVLSVGLLIALARRFGADGRVAALAGAVLATSYGFVFFSRTASSDVETVAGVLAALWIASGPEGRWPATRTLGFWLVMAATSLTKGLLGFALPLLVVGCYHTFAVYTPSAPGALNWVRAAVARNGWLLNGWSLLAVPVAVAAYFAPFAVSVSQTGSDEGLGMVWRENIRRFFDAHNHRGPIYLYTYVILGLLAPWSLLLPAALVRAHQTRDHLDRFALAFFWAVFVFFTLSSSRRSYYLLPVLPAAALLVARVVLAETAELGLWAWRLRTGGYALTASGAVTAGLAAVVPPSVLGAGWAESPGLPRPGLFLAGWLVVAVCIGLSVVRFTPTRIGASLVAIAAWGMGYAYLAALPDLESYRTTRPFLAHVREVTADRPADVALYRTREAVWYLDPGAALAECESPEELAARLEAKSARWGLLKEQDLGPVAGRVRVVVREPWHAWEGSDVVGKKMVLVELAAGAN, encoded by the coding sequence ATGACGAACGTCGATACCCACCCCCGTTGGCGGCTATTGGCGGCCCTGGTGCTGGTCGGTGCGGCGGCGCTGTACTTCGTCCGGCTCGGGGAGCGGGCGCTGTGGTCCGAGGAATTGCGCTGGGCCGAGATCCCGCGCGAGATGGCGCACACCGGCGATCTGTTCTGGCCGACCATCAACGCTCGGACGTACTACGACAAGCCGCTCGGCTCGTACTGGCTGGTGCTGGCCGCGGCCCCGCTGGCGGGCGGCATTAACGAACTCGCCGCGCGCCTGCCCGCCGCCGTTTCTGGTGTCCTGTCGGTCGGGTTGCTGATCGCTCTCGCCCGGCGGTTCGGCGCGGACGGCCGGGTCGCGGCCCTGGCGGGTGCGGTGCTGGCGACGAGCTACGGGTTCGTGTTCTTCTCCCGAACCGCGTCGAGCGACGTCGAAACGGTGGCGGGGGTGCTCGCCGCCCTGTGGATCGCGTCCGGTCCGGAGGGCCGGTGGCCCGCGACGCGGACCCTCGGGTTCTGGCTCGTGATGGCCGCCACTTCGCTCACGAAGGGGCTGCTCGGGTTCGCCCTCCCGCTCCTGGTCGTGGGCTGTTACCACACGTTCGCCGTTTACACTCCCTCTGCACCGGGCGCGCTCAACTGGGTACGGGCCGCCGTCGCCCGTAACGGGTGGCTGCTCAACGGCTGGTCTCTGCTGGCGGTTCCCGTCGCGGTCGCGGCGTACTTCGCCCCGTTCGCGGTCTCGGTCTCCCAAACCGGATCGGACGAGGGGCTCGGGATGGTGTGGCGGGAGAACATCCGGCGGTTCTTCGACGCCCACAACCACCGCGGACCGATCTACCTGTACACCTACGTCATTCTGGGGCTGCTCGCCCCGTGGTCGCTGCTGCTGCCGGCCGCTCTCGTGCGCGCGCACCAGACCCGCGACCACCTGGACCGCTTCGCGCTCGCGTTCTTCTGGGCGGTGTTCGTGTTCTTCACCCTGTCGTCGTCGCGGCGGTCCTACTACCTGCTTCCGGTTCTTCCGGCCGCGGCGCTCCTGGTCGCACGGGTGGTTCTCGCGGAAACGGCCGAGTTGGGACTCTGGGCGTGGCGCTTGCGGACCGGCGGGTACGCTCTGACCGCAAGCGGGGCGGTGACCGCCGGGCTGGCCGCCGTCGTACCGCCGTCGGTACTCGGGGCGGGGTGGGCCGAGTCGCCCGGGTTGCCACGGCCGGGGCTCTTCCTGGCCGGATGGCTGGTCGTTGCTGTTTGCATCGGCCTGTCGGTCGTCCGGTTCACGCCGACCCGGATCGGCGCCAGCCTGGTCGCGATCGCCGCATGGGGAATGGGTTACGCGTATCTCGCGGCCCTGCCGGACCTGGAGTCGTACCGCACGACCCGGCCGTTCCTGGCGCACGTTCGGGAGGTGACGGCGGACCGGCCGGCCGACGTGGCGCTGTACCGAACTCGCGAGGCCGTCTGGTACCTCGACCCGGGGGCGGCGCTGGCCGAGTGCGAATCGCCGGAGGAGTTGGCGGCCCGACTGGAGGCGAAGTCGGCCCGGTGGGGGCTCTTGAAGGAACAGGATCTCGGCCCGGTGGCCGGCCGCGTGCGGGTGGTGGTCCGGGAGCCCTGGCACGCCTGGGAGGGATCGGACGTGGTCGGCAAGAAGATGGTGCTGGTCGAGTTGGCGGCGGGGGCGAATTAG
- a CDS encoding serine hydrolase, whose translation MRFLTPVLASVLALAPVRGDEPKPEAVDAALERARKAFQVPGGAAAVVRGDQTLVLKGYGRRRADADDPVTVDTVFPLASCTKQFTTALLAVLVDDGALAWDDPVKTHLPAFKLSDPNANALLTVRDLVSHRTGLGGHDLLWYRAPWNLDHTLKQVPLLPLDYPFRGGYRYSSIPFMAAGRIAEGCGKEKWEKLVLERLCEPLEMKGVSFTTTQIPGTADRAHGHRRNKAGKIEKMAEYEMTEPNPSGSMNATARDLAAWLQFQVGEGVAPSGKRLVSTKALLETRTPQTIMRLDEAGKALFPETVQVSYAMGWVVNDYRGLKVVGHGGLIDGFRIQLTLVPDKDLGFAVLTNLHDTRMPMAVTNTLIDLYCDLPPKDWNAYYRKVEDDAAEARRNGLATRDKARDPDAKPALPLAAYAGEYTHPAYGTATVAFAGGKLGARYSSFRYPLEPYDHDAFRITDGFFADELAVFTVKDGAVTGLKLSGIEFQRK comes from the coding sequence GTGCGATTTCTGACCCCGGTCCTGGCCTCGGTTCTGGCGCTCGCGCCGGTCCGCGGTGACGAACCGAAGCCGGAGGCCGTGGACGCGGCCCTGGAGCGTGCCCGCAAGGCGTTTCAGGTGCCCGGCGGCGCCGCCGCCGTCGTGCGCGGCGACCAAACGCTCGTCCTGAAGGGCTACGGCCGGCGCCGCGCCGACGCGGACGACCCGGTCACAGTGGACACGGTCTTCCCGCTCGCGTCCTGCACCAAACAGTTCACCACGGCGCTACTGGCGGTGCTGGTGGACGACGGGGCGCTCGCCTGGGACGATCCGGTGAAGACGCACCTGCCCGCGTTCAAGCTCTCCGATCCGAACGCGAACGCGCTGCTCACCGTCCGCGATCTCGTTTCCCACCGCACCGGGCTCGGGGGCCACGACCTGCTCTGGTACCGCGCGCCGTGGAACCTCGATCACACGCTGAAACAGGTTCCGCTCCTGCCGCTCGATTACCCGTTCCGCGGCGGGTACCGGTATTCCAGCATCCCGTTCATGGCCGCCGGCCGGATCGCGGAGGGGTGCGGGAAGGAGAAGTGGGAGAAACTCGTCCTCGAGCGCCTCTGCGAACCGCTGGAGATGAAGGGCGTGAGTTTCACCACAACGCAGATCCCCGGGACCGCCGATCGCGCCCACGGGCACCGGCGGAACAAAGCGGGCAAGATCGAGAAGATGGCGGAGTACGAGATGACGGAACCGAACCCGTCCGGATCAATGAACGCGACGGCCCGCGACCTGGCCGCGTGGCTCCAGTTCCAGGTGGGGGAGGGCGTCGCGCCGAGCGGCAAACGCCTGGTGTCCACCAAAGCGCTCCTCGAGACGCGCACGCCGCAAACCATCATGCGACTGGACGAGGCGGGGAAGGCACTGTTTCCGGAGACGGTGCAGGTGAGTTACGCGATGGGCTGGGTGGTGAACGACTACCGCGGGCTGAAGGTGGTCGGCCACGGCGGGCTGATCGACGGGTTCCGCATTCAGCTCACCCTCGTGCCGGACAAGGATCTGGGCTTCGCGGTGCTGACCAACCTGCACGACACGCGGATGCCGATGGCCGTGACGAACACGCTCATCGACCTCTACTGCGACCTGCCCCCGAAGGATTGGAACGCGTACTACCGCAAGGTGGAAGACGACGCGGCGGAGGCACGTAGGAACGGCCTGGCGACCCGCGACAAGGCGCGCGACCCGGATGCGAAGCCGGCGCTCCCGCTCGCCGCCTACGCCGGCGAGTACACGCACCCGGCCTACGGTACCGCGACCGTTGCATTCGCGGGCGGCAAACTCGGCGCGCGTTACAGCAGCTTCCGTTACCCGCTGGAGCCATACGACCATGACGCGTTCCGCATCACGGACGGCTTCTTCGCCGACGAACTCGCCGTGTTCACCGTGAAGGACGGAGCGGTGACCGGACTGAAACTGTCCGGGATCGAATTCCAGCGGAAGTGA
- a CDS encoding ABC transporter ATP-binding protein, which translates to MIEVRDLSKWFRGAGGERVTAVDSVRFTVRPGEVFGLLGPNGAGKTTTLRMLCTVLTPSAGTATVADFDVVTQPGEVRRHVGFLSANTGVYDRMTAWEMVEYYGRLNQIHPDVLQPRMEELFATLQMTDFRDVRGGQLSTGMKQKLSIARALVNDPPVLIFDEPTAGLDVLVQRAVLDNVKRLRGRGKTIIFSTHIMREVEKLCDRVAVMAKGKVVVCGTLEELRTLYKQDDLEELFFSLVS; encoded by the coding sequence ATGATCGAAGTGCGTGACCTGTCGAAGTGGTTCCGCGGCGCGGGCGGCGAGCGGGTGACGGCCGTCGATTCGGTGCGGTTCACCGTGCGGCCGGGCGAGGTGTTCGGGCTCCTCGGCCCGAACGGCGCCGGCAAGACGACCACGCTCCGGATGCTCTGCACCGTCCTCACGCCGTCCGCCGGCACCGCCACCGTCGCGGACTTCGACGTGGTGACGCAGCCCGGCGAGGTGCGCCGGCACGTCGGGTTCCTGTCGGCGAACACCGGCGTGTACGACCGCATGACCGCGTGGGAGATGGTCGAGTATTACGGCCGGTTGAACCAGATCCACCCGGACGTGTTGCAGCCGCGTATGGAGGAGCTGTTCGCCACGCTCCAGATGACCGACTTCCGCGACGTGCGCGGCGGCCAGTTGAGTACCGGCATGAAGCAAAAGCTCTCGATCGCGCGGGCACTGGTGAACGACCCGCCGGTGCTGATCTTCGACGAGCCGACGGCCGGGCTGGACGTGCTGGTTCAGCGGGCGGTTCTGGACAACGTGAAGCGGCTCCGGGGCCGGGGCAAAACCATCATCTTCTCCACGCACATCATGCGCGAGGTGGAGAAGCTGTGCGACCGCGTCGCGGTGATGGCGAAGGGCAAGGTGGTCGTCTGCGGCACGCTAGAGGAGCTGCGGACGTTGTACAAACAGGACGATCTGGAAGAACTGTTCTTCTCGCTGGTGAGCTGA
- a CDS encoding anthranilate synthase component II, protein MLLLIDNYDSFTYNLVQRFGEIDPHLPMRVVRNDQITLDEIAALAPSHIVISPGPCTPKEAGISNEVLVRFARTTPVFGVCLGHQCIGHTFGGEVIRNSRIMHGKVSPIHHDGRGLFAGMSNPFDATRYHSLVIKKETWANPDFEVSAWTAEGEIMGVRHKTWPLHGVQFHPESFLTVEGPTILRNFLALKGA, encoded by the coding sequence ATGCTGCTCCTCATCGACAACTACGACTCGTTCACCTACAACCTCGTGCAGCGGTTCGGGGAGATCGACCCGCACCTGCCCATGAGGGTCGTGCGGAACGACCAGATCACGCTCGACGAGATCGCGGCGCTGGCCCCGTCGCACATCGTCATCTCGCCCGGCCCCTGCACGCCGAAAGAGGCCGGCATCTCCAACGAGGTGCTGGTGCGGTTCGCCCGGACCACGCCCGTGTTCGGGGTGTGCCTCGGGCACCAGTGCATCGGGCACACGTTCGGGGGCGAGGTGATCCGCAACAGCCGCATCATGCACGGGAAGGTGTCGCCGATCCACCACGACGGGCGCGGGCTGTTCGCGGGGATGAGCAACCCGTTCGACGCCACCCGCTACCACTCGCTGGTCATCAAGAAGGAGACGTGGGCGAACCCCGATTTCGAGGTGTCGGCGTGGACCGCGGAGGGGGAGATCATGGGCGTGCGGCACAAGACGTGGCCGCTGCACGGGGTCCAGTTCCACCCGGAGAGCTTCCTCACGGTCGAAGGCCCCACCATCCTGCGGAACTTCCTGGCGCTAAAAGGCGCGTGA
- a CDS encoding glycosyltransferase has product MRGDRLSSVSPAAALPGPVPDRAAFCAAVSAPPGSKLIFAGGYLDPTHGVKDAVIAFDMLRYESPALQLVLTGAGPGRTAAEDLGRALAFDDCRIRFSGGWPDLAAATQLAEIVWVTCSRGGEHLALRAMAAGRPVVAFHTPELAEIIDDGETGYLVPQGDRAAIAMKSHMLLAYPQTAARMGEAGRKRAAERFGVARMAEQHMRVYREVVG; this is encoded by the coding sequence GTGCGCGGCGACCGGCTGAGCAGCGTCAGCCCGGCCGCGGCGCTCCCGGGGCCGGTGCCGGACCGGGCCGCGTTCTGTGCCGCGGTGTCGGCGCCCCCCGGCTCGAAGCTGATCTTCGCCGGCGGGTACCTCGATCCGACCCACGGGGTGAAGGACGCCGTGATCGCGTTCGACATGCTCCGCTACGAGTCGCCGGCCCTGCAACTGGTGCTGACCGGCGCGGGGCCGGGCCGCACGGCGGCCGAGGACCTCGGCCGCGCGCTGGCGTTCGACGACTGCCGCATCCGGTTCAGCGGCGGGTGGCCCGACCTCGCGGCCGCGACGCAACTGGCCGAGATCGTGTGGGTGACGTGTTCCCGGGGCGGCGAACACCTCGCGCTGCGGGCGATGGCGGCGGGCCGGCCGGTGGTCGCGTTCCACACGCCGGAACTGGCCGAGATCATCGACGACGGCGAGACGGGCTACCTCGTGCCCCAGGGCGACCGCGCCGCGATCGCGATGAAGTCCCATATGCTGCTCGCGTACCCGCAGACCGCGGCCCGGATGGGCGAGGCGGGCCGCAAGCGCGCCGCCGAGCGCTTCGGGGTGGCGCGCATGGCCGAACAGCACATGCGGGTGTACCGGGAAGTGGTGGGGTGA
- a CDS encoding sugar phosphate isomerase/epimerase family protein: MGRPILLFSGPWADLPLETLAAKAAGWGYAGFELCCWGDHLEVQRGLSDDGYAPARIDLLGRHDLQVPVIANHKVGQAVCDPIDKRHQALVPDYVWGDGSPAGVQQRAAEEMKATFRLAERLGAGVVSGFTGSPIWGYVAGYPAPRQDVISDALRQFVQQWTPILDTAREAGVRFACEAHPGQLAFDLYSAELVIDALDGREDFGFTFDPSHLHWQGVDPVEFVRRFPDRIYHVHVKDAQLTLNGRAGVLAGYWPSGDPRAGWQFRSPGHGGIDWPAILRALNAIGYDGPLSVDWHDPGMDREFGAADAARFLKALDFDPPTHGPKAFRG, encoded by the coding sequence ATGGGAAGACCGATCCTGCTGTTCAGCGGCCCGTGGGCGGACCTGCCGCTGGAAACACTGGCGGCGAAGGCCGCCGGGTGGGGCTACGCCGGCTTCGAGTTGTGCTGCTGGGGCGACCACCTCGAGGTGCAGCGCGGGCTGTCCGACGACGGCTACGCCCCGGCCCGCATCGACCTGCTCGGCCGCCACGACCTGCAAGTCCCCGTCATCGCGAACCACAAGGTCGGCCAGGCGGTTTGCGACCCGATCGACAAGCGGCACCAGGCGCTCGTGCCGGATTACGTCTGGGGCGACGGCAGCCCGGCCGGCGTGCAGCAGCGGGCGGCCGAGGAGATGAAGGCCACGTTCCGGCTCGCGGAACGGCTCGGGGCGGGCGTGGTGAGCGGGTTCACCGGCTCGCCCATCTGGGGCTACGTCGCGGGCTACCCGGCCCCCAGGCAGGACGTGATTTCCGACGCCCTGCGACAGTTCGTGCAGCAGTGGACCCCGATCCTCGACACCGCGCGTGAGGCCGGCGTGCGGTTCGCCTGTGAGGCCCACCCGGGGCAGTTGGCGTTCGACCTGTACTCCGCGGAACTGGTGATCGACGCGCTGGACGGCCGCGAGGACTTCGGGTTCACGTTCGACCCCAGCCACCTGCACTGGCAGGGCGTCGATCCGGTGGAGTTCGTCCGCCGGTTCCCGGACCGCATTTACCACGTCCACGTCAAGGACGCGCAGCTCACGCTGAACGGCCGGGCCGGCGTTCTGGCGGGGTACTGGCCGAGCGGCGACCCGCGGGCCGGGTGGCAGTTCCGCTCGCCGGGGCACGGCGGCATCGACTGGCCGGCGATCCTCCGCGCGCTGAACGCGATCGGCTACGACGGCCCGCTCTCGGTCGATTGGCACGACCCGGGCATGGACCGCGAGTTCGGCGCCGCCGACGCCGCCCGGTTCCTGAAAGCGCTCGACTTCGACCCGCCGACACACGGCCCGAAAGCGTTCCGGGGCTAA